The Thamnophis elegans isolate rThaEle1 chromosome Z, rThaEle1.pri, whole genome shotgun sequence DNA window tttattcaacaaATTTCTACATTGTCCACCTTACTTAAGTGACTCTTGGCACTTCACACACGATACAGGGTAGTTcccgagttatgaccacaatggaccccaaaatttatgttgctaggtgaagcatttgttaagtgagtttgcccaattttacgacttttcttgccataattgttaagtgaatcataaacacgagtcagtagccaagcctctgaattttgatcaagtgaccctggggatgttgcaatggtcgtaagtgaggAACAAagtccattttttcagtgccgttgtaactttgaactgtcactaaacgaactgttgtaagtcaaggactatctgtagaagtGAAGAGAaataccattattattattattattattattattattattattattattatatcatcgtcatcatcatcatcatcaatcttaaaagatctgttttatttattttatttattaataaaatttctaCATTGTCCATCTTATCTCAGTGACTCTGGTTACCCACAATACAATAAAAGGGTGATTAGAAGCACagttaaaacaaatttaaaacaagGTTAAAATTTACAAGTTAAAAAATACTCCTGTGGCTGGATTTTCAAATGTTCTAGAATTGTAATCTAACAGTTTTTAATGCCCTTAAGCAGGTGGATGAGAGCCTGTCATTGTTTCAACCCCCCCTCTTCAAAataggtgaacttcaactcccagtactTCCTGGCCATCATGAAGTTAAAATCCATCCATCTTATGGTTGCCAGCTTTGAAGAACACAAGGCTACAGCTTTGGCAACCTAGCAATGGCCCAAAGAGGTCAGATATGGATGCTGTGGTCAAGAAGGTTCCATTCTGTGTTGTAGATACTCTTCAGCCAGAACAAATTGAATTCTACAGGTCTTTCTCTTTCAAGGAGAACTGCTGGCATTCTTTTCTTAAGGGCTTCTATCTCCAAAGTCACCTTTCAAAGAAGACGACTTTCCCCAGCCtcttgggtggatggatggatggatgatagagccAGGAGGATGGACGGATGAGATGATGATGGGATGATGCATGGAATGATGGATGAATGAGATGATGGATGGGATGATGCATAAATGGATGGAGGGAAGTATGGGTGGATGAGATGACAGatgaaatgatggatggatgggatgaggATAGGATGATGGATGAatgggatgatggatggatggatggatgagatgaTAGATGGGAAGAAGACTTTCACCAGCcccttggatggatggatagatggatggatgacagagccaggaggatggatggatgggatgaggATAGgatggtggatgggtggatggatggatggatgaatgagatgatagatgagatagatatgaATGAGacagtgggtggatggatggatgggatgatggatggatagatggatgcaaTGATgtatggatggttggatggacaggcagatggttggatggatggatggtgtgtTATCAAGTCATTTTCAACCATAGTGATCACATAGACGTAATTTCTCCAGGATGATTTACCCCTAAATTGGTCCTGCAGATCTTCCATCTTTGCACCTATTGCCACCATAATTGAGTTGATTCACTTTCTCCTGGTCACccacttcttctctttccttccatctttcccatcaCTTTAGACTTCTCAAGGAAATTGAGTCTTTGCATTGATTGACTGAggattatatgccatcaatttGGTGTCACGTTTCAGTGTCCATATAGGTAGATCTTCTCCAGGAAGAATTTTCCTTAACTTGGTCATTCAAATCTCCCAACAGTGCTTCCATCCTGTCTGTACTCAGTCCACCCCAGTCCTCTTCTACTCTTCTCTTCCATCTTTGCACTACTGACTTCTCAAGGGAGCTGATTATTTGCATTGATTGATGATACACTTTGAAGTCACTGTTGACATTTAATGACCACGCAGATCTATCTTCTCCAGAAGATCTGCCCTcatccttcaggtcttccaaaggCACCCCTATCACCAGGGTAAACAGAGTCTATCTGTATTCTCATcattgtcctcttcttctcttttcttttacccATACCAACTTCATTAAAGTTCTCCAGAAAATTGGATCTTTGCACCAACTGAATTTTGGAAAGATTATATACCTTCAAGAGTATTGACTCGGAGCAATCACCTAGATAGAACTTGATAATGACCTATTTCCAACGTAACCATTCAACTCTTCTAACAATGCCTCCATCGTCACCATAATTAAGTCCATCCATCTTCTgttggtcctcctcctcctctctttcctcccaccTTTCTAAAACATGTCCAACTGCTCCACAAGGTTCTTCAAGAGGGGACTTTGATGCGCAAGGAAAGAAGTTGCTCAAATTGTGGAGGCTTTGCATACCCTTGTTTCAAAAGCTTTGCCTTCCACCCCCTTCTGCCCACTCCTGGCCCACCCCCAGCCCTTCCAGAAGGCCTACCACGAACATCTCAAGTCATGACCTGCTGCTTGTCATGGCTACACCTCTGGCGAACCACCCAGGTCGGCTAACAAATATGCCCCCAGCCCCCTCAGCTCTTATCTCCGTCAAAGGGCTTACATTTTTATATGGCATCTTAATAACCCTTCACTTCCATTACAACTGCGTTCCTCTCATCCTCTTTTGCTCTTCTGCAAAGCCTGAGGCACCTCGCTGGAGCTCAGAAGGGTCATGTCTGCTCCAAAGCAtccaggcaggggtgggtgaGAAGCTAGAAGGTCTTTTGGAGACCCCAGGGGATTTGTCTTGTCTTTCTTCATCCCGGCTCAAAGCCACAAGAAAGGGAGGGTCCTTTCAGAGATTTTTTGATGGGGCCACCAAGAGGCCTACTAAGAAATAGAGCCCTAAATATATTGGATTTTCTATTGGCATGGCATGTTGGAGCATCATTTCTTCACCTTGGCACcttgaaaatgggtggactttaactcccagaattgcccagtgTGACGAATTCCATTCATGTtggctgaagaactctgggaattgaagtccatgtgtGATacctgggaaattctgagagtcTATACCTGCCAGGATTGAGATGATTGTTTATGAGAAAATCTTAGAAAGAAGtaatcttttcctttcctccgcaccttcccttcctctttcatctgttatttcttttcctttcttttccttctctttccctacccactccttccttccttccttctttctccttcctttatcttcctccttgcttttccttcctttctcttccttgcccttctttcctttcttgttctccttccttcccttcctccctcccatcattctctctccttccttcctcttccttttctctcatcttctcttttctcttctctcctctctctttctatccaccagtctggctggggaattctcagagttgaagtccatacatcttcaggCTGCAAAGAAACACCAAATTAAAACAATGTGTGAATGGGTCCATGAACCTGATTTATTTAATAcaaaattagatttaaaaaaacaaacatacacactTGGTCAAACAATGGCTCAGCCATAAACCACAATAGGTGGGTTACATTCACTAAGGTAAATGTAGGTACCCACATTAAGGCTAAGCAAGTAGGATGGGGTGTGAATTGTCTCTTTGGACAtgttgcctgaaatggtatgatTAAAACAAAAATCCTAATTTCGGGAAGCTTCAGGATTTTGAAGAAGCTGCGGACGTGCGATCTTTAATGTAAACTTTTAGAAGAGCCTATTAAGATAGCAAATTGGAATTTTGGTTTATTTTTGTATGACCCTGAAGGCAAAGGCCAGCAGGCAGGGgtgaatttaaatatataataaaatggcATTTATAGTGTGCCTGATAACCCTTCCAGGTCAACAAGGAAATTTCCATTTGCTACCTGTTTGGATCAGTGCACGACTcctatttcattttatatattatataatattatatgaTATTATGCTATATGATATTATGCTATTATGGTATGATATTATGTTATCATATATATTATATGGTGTTATATTACATTATGTTGTatgagatattttatttattttatttttcatttattttattattttatttcatttattttatttttcatttattttattttttatttattttattttatttttcatttatttcattgtattattttattttgttatactatttattttattttaccttatttgattttattttactctGTTTTCCTTTCTGCTCTGCATTGGTTTGCTTTGCTTTACAGGCagacctcgacttatgaccacaactgtgcccaacatttctgttgctaagtgagacagtactaagtgaattttggcctattttacgacctttcttgccccagctgttcagtgaattactgcagctgttaagttagtaacaccgtggttaactgaatctggcttccccattgacttggcttgtctgaaggtcaaaggtgattacatgacccccgGGGACACTatgaccgtcataagtatgagtcagcttccaagcctttgaattttgatcatgtgaccacagggatgcttcaACGGTTGCAAATGTgataaaatggtcataaatcccctttttcactgcagttgtaacttcaaacgttcactaaatgaatggttataaattgaggattacctataatcCCAGCCAGAAGTGGCAATAACCAAGTGTTCAATGCTCCTTGAGGTCAACATtggcagtttttaagaagagattagaccagTAAACACCACTAAAATGTgagttatgactatttttcacacttgcagcatTCCAGTGGTcgcgtaatcaaaattcagatatttagcggctgactcacatttatgaaggTTGCGGTATCTcggtcaccttttgcgaccttctgacaagttaagacaaaggagaagccagattcattcaaTGACTGTTTTGctaacaacaactgcagtgattcacttaacaactgtagcaagaaaggtcatgaaatgggccAAAACCcgcttaataaatgtctcacttagcaacaggaattttgggctcgattgtgttGTAGGATGCGGACTACCTGTGTTCTTTCGGTCAGCAGGTTGAAGAGATGCAATGTTTTCTCCCATCTCAGTggagttgttttctttttttctgcagcCACTCGGGAATCGGCCTTCGTCCATGCCATTGCGTCGGCTGGAGTGGCTTTCGCTGTCACCCGATCCTGCGCAGAAGGGTCCTCCACAATCTGCGGCTGCGACAACCGTCACAAAGGTCCCCCTGGAGAAGGGTGGAAGTGGGGTGGCTGCAGCGAGGACGTGGAGTTTGGCAGCATGGTGTCGCGGGAGTTTGCAGATGCACGAGAGAACCGCCCTGATGCTCGCTCGGCGATGAACAGACACAACAATGAAGCAGGACGGACGGTAAGGATTGTGGTCCTCTTATTTGCGTTCCCTTAACGGGGTCCGCGTTGAACGATGACACTTCCTTCTGATTTGAGATGGACGTACAGACACGTCTGTGCACTGCAGCAGGGACACACAAGCCATTCATCCCActtctagtacaggtagtcctcgacttacgatcacaatcgGGACCtgaatttcggttgctaagcaaagcgatccatgaccctgggacactaataccgtcataagtatgagtcagttgccaagcctctgaattttgatcatgtgaccttaaGGGATACTGCAACGATCCTATGTCAacttttttttcagggctgtggcaacttccaacggtcactaaacaaatgcttgtaagttgaggacttcccgtACAAATATTATGGTCAATTAATCTTCTGCTTCTttgtccccctctttctttctttctctctctttctctccttcctccctttcctttttttcttttttcttccttccttccttccttttttgttctttttccttccttccttttttgttctttttccttccttcttctttcttttcttttttctttttgtttccttcctttcctttctttttcttcttccctccttccttgttttcttttcccttcctttctttttctttttgtttatttccttcctttcctttcttttttccccttcctttccttccttcacgtctttttgttttttccttcctttctttgtttccttccttcacttttctttttggttttctgtatccccttcctttccttctttctctttcctttcttccctccctccttctctctctctctctctccttctctctttttcagtCCATCATAGACCACATGCATCTCAAATGCAAGTGCCACGGGCTGTCTGGCAGCTGTGAGGTCAAAACCTGCTGGTGGTCTCAACCAGACTTCCGTGTCATCGGCGACTACCTCAAAGATAAGTACGACAGTGCTTCTGAGATGGTGGTGGAGAAACACCGGGAGTCCCGCGGCTGGGTCGAGACCCTGCGCCCCAAATATAACTTCTTCAAAGCGCCCACGGAGCGAGACCTGGTCTACTACGAAAACTCCCCCAATTTTTGCGAGCCCAACCCTGAAACCGGCTCATTCGGCACCCGTGACCGAGTCTGCAACATCACCTCGCATGGCATTGATGGTTGCGACCTGCTGTGCTGCGGCCGTGGACACAACACCAGGactgagaagaggaaggagaagtgcCACTGCATCTTCCACTGGTGCTGCTATGTCAGCTGCCAGGAATGTATAAGAATCTACGACGTTCACACGTGCAAGTAAAAAAAGAATGACCTGCTCCGTCGTAGGAGATGAACCagaaggaacttttttttttttagttgggggagaaaaaaacaactTCTTGAGAGTGAATgaagacaaacagagagagagagaacaagaagtTAAAATGGGTGGACTAGGATAGGTCTAATGTCTTCTGGGTCGTCACACCTGGAAGTTAACTTTGCAACGCCGTCAATGAGAGAAACGAACAAGTGGGTCGTTCACTCTCGCTGTCGTTCTACAGAGAAGAGATGGTGATTTCTTTAACTAGACATAGAATTGGGTCATGGGGTGCTCTGTAGTTGTCTTCTGGGGTGTCACCCCTTCCTTATTTGAAACCACAAGTCATCGGATCTGTAGGTGAATTCTGGACTCGGAAGATGATTCTACATGAGGATCTTCTCGTGTTACAGCACCAAGTGTAAACCAGGATTTTAACCGTTGTATAGGATTGAAAACGGACCGCAGGTGATGGTTTATCAAAGATCTCCCATAACTTCTTGAGGGAACTAAAAGGATCTGGAGAGACCCTTTGCTCTGTGGATGCTTTGCCATGTGTGTGATTTCCCAAACTGGATGATAACGGTGTTACAGAAGGTGATGTTTCCACCACACTTTGAGGAGACAATTGTGCTTGTATGGCATGTTGGacaagagacacacacacacacacagacagacagacacagacacaggctGTGGGTCAAGTAGGACTCTCGTGCTGCCTGGAATCGGTCTCGAGGACATTTGCTTTTTCTCGTTCAGGCTGCGAGAAATCATCTCGTCACGCTGCGCTCGTCAGCTACGCTTGGACAATGCGGATCTAATAAATGATTCTCTGGTGCATCGATGCCTTATTGTATGGTTAGCCAACAAATATTGTATTGCTGTgataagagagaaggagaaaccgGGTCTTCTCTCTGAATAGTCTTCATCTTTATTTGAGCCATGCAAGACATGAAATAAAATGTTGAATCCATGGTCATCACTGATTTGCTGGGGTTTTGATTTCAAGGTTAAATGTCCGCCGGCTGCGCGCCTGTTGCCCCGCCTCAAAATGTTTCTTCCACGTGTTCACATCTGGGGTACACTtagtcccagtggtgggattcaaataatttaatgaccggttctctgccctaatgactagctgggtaggcagggctcgacttggatgggtgtggccaactcaatgttacTCAGGTTGATAGGCGCTTCacagctgttacaatggaatcaggattaactggagaggcagtttctgtaagcagggcaataaagattaggctagaaagaacaccagaatgtttccttcctgcctaccttacaggattagccctgtaaagtggggaaaaacaaaatgaattttcttccaacaaccggttctccgaactgcttagaaagttaacaactggttctcccaaataggtgcggaatggctggatcccaccactggttactcctcaacttacggccacagttgagcctaaaatttccattggtacatgttgttaagtgggttgtGCCTCTTTATATGAACTTtattgccccagttgttaagtcaatcttgCAGTTATTAAGTAAGAAACACAGTTGTCGCTTCCCAGTTGACTTTACTTGTGAGGGCATTGCAAATGGGGGTCATGtgacactgggacactgcaagcatcataaatatgagccagttgctaaaCGTCCAAATGTTGATCCCTTGACTctgtggatgctgcaacagttgtatgaaaaatggtaataagtccctttttttcagtgccattgtaatattggacggtcactaaacaaatgggtgtaagtcaaggactatctgtagatatATCCTAGGAGGTTCTAGAGTAGAGCTACTATACCTAAATGttttcctcccttcccaggaCTGTGCGGTGTCTTTGAATGTGGTATCTCCTCTAATCCCGGTTTCAGATGCACAATTAATCACAACCGAGTAGTGTACTCCCAGTTACATTCAGAGAGTCCAGGCTGGAAAAGAGAGGGACTTGTGAAGACCAACAGTTCCTCAAATGTGTATTTTTGGGATCATGCACAACAGATAAACACAGATGATTTCAGGGCATAGAATTAAAGAATAacagagaccttgaaggtcttctagtccagccccctgcttaagcaggagaccctatactacttcagacaaattctTTAGAAAAGCCAGTATTGGtacacccagaacttctggaggcaagccgttccactgataaattattTTCACAATCAGGAgtcccttaattccaggttgcttctctccttgattagtttccacccattgcttcttgttctgcccccaggtgctttggagaatagcttgaccccccaaacttctttgtggcagcccctgagatattggaagactgctatgatgtctcccctcagtccttcttttcattaaactagacatacccagttcctgcaaccgttcttcattcgtttcagcctccagtcccctaatcctctgttgctcttctctgcactttctagagtctccacatcttttttgtattgtggtgacaaagattggatgcagaattccaagcatggccttaccaaggcattagaaaGCAGCatgaacacttcacatgatcttgatactatccctctgttaatgtagcctagaCTAGCTATGGAGCCCAGAGAATCCCATGGAGTTTTCCCAAGTATGCGTAGGTAGCATTTCTGCAGAGACATCTATGGGATCCCACACTTTTGAAAAAAGAGTAACACACAAGCAGAGTTGCACGCTCATTGTGTATGTTCTGCACCTTTGTGTCTGTGTCCTCCTATGTCACAATACTGTACAGGAAGGAGCATGTGTTGCTGTGGTAGAACACTCATTTGAAGGGCCATCAAACCTTAGAAGTAGTGTTCCAGGGAGCACCTATATGGTTGAACATCATAATCTCCAGTACATAATCTGTACTGATCCTAGGCAGTGTTCAACCAATTGCCCAATTGATGGTATAAATTGAATCCCAGAGACCAGGTGACTGAACACTGATATGAGAAAATATTTGTTGTTCAGGATTGAACTAGAGGGTTCTTAATGCtcttggaaggaggaggaggggaagaaggagaggggagggagaggaggaggggggagaaggaggaggaggaggaggaggaggaggaggaggaggaggaggaggaggaggaggaggaaaaggactgtggggtccttggtgctttctggacttggtggtttttttgcagacattcatgacccaactaggaaacatcatcagtgctagaagagaggatGAAGTTGCgaggagcaggagaaggaagaagaggaggagaaggaggaggacgaagaagaaggggacagggAGGAGCattgggtccttggtgttctctgagcttggtggttttcttgcaaacgtttcatgatccaactagggaacatcatcagtgctagaagagaggaggaagttgcaaggagaagaaggaggaggaagaagaagaagaggaggaggaagaagagaaggaggaggagggggaagagtgttgcttccttggtgctctctgagcttggaagtttttttgcagatgtttcatgacccaacttggGAACATCTTCAGTAGTAGAAGGGAgtagggatgttgcaatggttcttagtatgaaaaattgtcatgtcatttttttcattatgaTTGTaatttcgaacggtcactaaaccaaTTGTTGTAAGACAAGGCTCGCCTGTATCAGAGCCAGGCCTGCAAGGCAGCCACCCACCATGTCCAAATAATCCACTACATCACATATAACTTTCACTATGTGCATAACTTAATTGAACATTgcgttcaattttttttttttttaccaaggtggttaagtgaatcaatgattTGTTAATGAATCATGTCATTAAGCGAATGCAGCTTCCAGCCCctcgactttgcttgttggaagctggcctGGAAGCTGACAAACAGTAttccctgggatgctgcaactgtcataagtacatgccagcaGCCAAGTGTCCaacttttgatcacgtgaccatggggatgctgcaaccacgtAAATGCAAGGACCGGTCCTAAGCCCTTTTCCCAGTTCTGCTGTTAACTTCGAATGTGTGCTAAATGacgggttgtaaattgaggatcacCTGAccttgggaatgctgcaacagttgtaagtgcaaaGAACGATGGTAAATGGAAGGACCAGTCATAAGCTTGAAATGGTATTAGGTTTCCTggctgagcaggaagttggactagaagacctctgaggtccattccaactctgttggtCTCTATTCTAAGTCACacctttttcagttccattgtaactctgaacagtcactaaatgaatggctgtaagttgaggatgatctttagagtagaatagaatagaagttgaaagggaccttggaggtcttctaatccagccccctcaaagcaggagaacctctactatgtcagacaagtgattgtccagtctcctcttaaaagcctccagtgacggagcatgcacaacctctggtggctagatgttccattggttaattgtcctcactgttaggaagtttctccttaattccaggctgctgcTCTCTTTAattaatttccaaccattgcttcttatcctgccctctggtgctttggagaataggtggacccccccttctttgtggcagtccctcaaacgTTGGGAGTATGGCTATCATTTcgcccctggttcttcttttctttagactagccaaacccaaatcctgaaaaaagtgacatgaacatttttcacacttacgactgtcgtGGCATCCCTGTgtaatcacgtgatcaaaattcagatgtttgccaACTGACTCCTATGTACGAAGGTCGCACTGC harbors:
- the WNT3A gene encoding protein Wnt-3a; translated protein: MPSVAEGVKIGIQECQHQFRGRRWNCTTVNDSLAIFGPVLDKATRESAFVHAIASAGVAFAVTRSCAEGSSTICGCDNRHKGPPGEGWKWGGCSEDVEFGSMVSREFADARENRPDARSAMNRHNNEAGRTSIIDHMHLKCKCHGLSGSCEVKTCWWSQPDFRVIGDYLKDKYDSASEMVVEKHRESRGWVETLRPKYNFFKAPTERDLVYYENSPNFCEPNPETGSFGTRDRVCNITSHGIDGCDLLCCGRGHNTRTEKRKEKCHCIFHWCCYVSCQECIRIYDVHTCK